One Mycoplasmoides pneumoniae FH genomic region harbors:
- a CDS encoding FMN-dependent NADH-azoreductase: MKKVIIIDASVSPSGSYTHLLLERFLATFQAKNKDVELSTWNLNELPVGQISYNTQNAGTFFSVENSDKYIDALKAAHGVIILAPMTNFNYPATLKNFIDHVFVANKTFKDKYVTKGASSGMLGNLKVVVLGSQGAPLGWYPWGDHVNSLRGLFGFAGVASFASVIIDGTKLLYKDKSKSEVVDMFAKQVDAIANEF, from the coding sequence ATGAAGAAGGTAATTATTATTGATGCTTCTGTATCACCTAGTGGTTCTTACACCCATTTATTGTTAGAACGCTTTTTAGCTACCTTTCAAGCTAAAAACAAGGACGTAGAGCTCTCCACTTGGAACCTCAACGAACTACCAGTGGGACAAATTTCCTATAACACCCAAAACGCTGGAACTTTCTTTTCTGTAGAAAACTCCGATAAGTACATTGATGCGCTCAAAGCAGCGCACGGTGTTATTATCTTGGCGCCAATGACCAACTTTAACTACCCCGCAACGTTAAAGAACTTTATTGACCATGTCTTTGTGGCAAACAAAACCTTTAAGGATAAGTATGTCACTAAGGGCGCATCATCAGGAATGTTGGGTAACCTCAAGGTAGTCGTTTTGGGTTCCCAAGGCGCACCGTTAGGTTGATACCCATGGGGCGATCATGTCAACAGTCTACGCGGTCTGTTTGGTTTTGCTGGAGTCGCTAGTTTTGCTAGTGTAATCATTGATGGTACCAAGCTACTTTACAAGGACAAAAGTAAGAGTGAAGTAGTGGACATGTTCGCTAAACAAGTGGACGCAATTGCTAATGAGTTTTAA
- the yihA gene encoding ribosome biogenesis GTP-binding protein YihA/YsxC, protein MEARFLKSASDLESCPQDSVKEVCFMGRSNVGKSSLINAFFQKKLAKTSATPGRTQLLNFFEYNRKRFVDLPGYGFAKLSKVQKEAITNLLTQFLNFRQNLTGVVLVIDSGVVTVQDQEVVKTILQTGLNFLVIANKFDKLNQSERFHTQNKLAHFLKVNPNKCLFVSAKTGYNLQVMHKQIFELFKADGQAI, encoded by the coding sequence CAAGTGACTTAGAGAGTTGTCCCCAAGACAGTGTTAAGGAAGTCTGTTTTATGGGGCGGAGTAATGTCGGCAAATCAAGCCTCATTAATGCCTTTTTTCAAAAAAAGCTAGCTAAAACTTCCGCGACGCCGGGACGTACACAACTGTTAAACTTCTTTGAATACAACCGTAAACGCTTTGTCGATTTACCAGGTTATGGCTTTGCTAAACTGAGTAAAGTGCAAAAGGAAGCAATTACTAATTTATTAACGCAGTTCCTCAATTTTCGCCAAAACTTAACTGGTGTGGTACTAGTGATTGACAGCGGTGTAGTGACCGTTCAGGACCAGGAAGTGGTCAAAACCATTCTCCAAACGGGGTTAAATTTTTTGGTGATAGCCAATAAGTTTGATAAGCTCAACCAAAGCGAGCGCTTTCATACCCAGAATAAACTGGCACACTTTTTAAAAGTCAATCCTAATAAGTGTTTATTTGTTAGTGCCAAAACCGGGTATAACCTCCAAGTAATGCACAAACAAATCTTTGAGTTATTTAAAGCAGATGGACAAGCAATTTAG
- the valS gene encoding valine--tRNA ligase, producing MDKQFSFQGQYDFKTVSTGLYDSWSSASFFKPQKNKVPFTAILPPPNLTGTLHIGHAFEVSITDQIMRFKRLRGYGVNWIPGFDHAGIATQTKYEKLARETNPEYFQAPRKQKVKMIMDWALTQGDTIQSQLKSLGASLNWNQVNFTLSKKASQIVNDSFIQLFEQGFIYQAETLVNWDTKLNTAISNIEVINKPVDQQLYYIAYKLANNPKKRLVVATTRPETIFVDVCLFVHPKDKHYHSFVKQKVVNPLTGALMPVFTDSYVDKKFGTGVLKCTPAHDFNDFALNEKYRLPFVSCIDHNGLLNEHAKQFTGLTVSAARQQVVEFLQTQKLLVKTMPLTSNVGFSERSDTVVEPLLSKQWFVDLPKLKKALAIKKYPELIPKRFNKQVTRWLSQLKPWCISRQLIWGHPIPVWTHKQSGALHVGSTAPTDKQNYTQSTDVLDTWFSSSLWPLICLDWHKNKHFVPTDLLVTGYDILFFWVLRMTFNSYFQTKQLPFKQVLIHGLVRDAQNRKMSKSLNNGINPMDLIRDYGADATRLFLTSNHTPGDDLIFNEQKLKSAANFLNKLWNVTKYVLQLGEQAKTVPSTHLPSTLSERWIWAKLKQLIVQTTKLLDKYQLALANQALVNFIWNDFCNTFIETIKQEDTALLPQLYTTAKTVLSTAVVMLSTVTPFLAERIYQQFHSGSVMQASWPTAKAVKPPKLFADVVEAVSSLRHYKANNQLVANQNLTVVLSGKAAPVVQNYFHFNWVDLRIEVNKTPGFQIKIVDNAANNLAHLEKQRSFYLAEVQRSQAINTNPAFLKKAPPHKVKAELLKLEEYQKKLAEVNHLIAKLTKAE from the coding sequence ATGGACAAGCAATTTAGTTTTCAAGGTCAATACGACTTCAAAACAGTGAGCACTGGTCTTTATGATAGTTGAAGCAGTGCTAGTTTTTTTAAACCACAAAAAAACAAGGTACCCTTCACTGCCATTCTCCCCCCACCAAACTTAACGGGTACGCTGCACATTGGTCATGCCTTTGAAGTGAGTATCACTGACCAAATTATGCGCTTTAAGCGACTGCGGGGTTATGGCGTGAACTGGATTCCCGGATTTGACCATGCGGGGATTGCTACGCAAACCAAATACGAAAAGTTAGCACGGGAAACTAATCCCGAGTACTTCCAAGCGCCGCGTAAACAAAAGGTCAAAATGATTATGGATTGGGCCTTAACACAAGGGGACACCATTCAAAGTCAGCTCAAAAGTTTAGGGGCATCCTTAAACTGAAACCAGGTTAACTTTACCCTGTCCAAAAAAGCGAGTCAAATTGTCAACGATAGTTTCATCCAGTTGTTTGAACAGGGCTTTATCTACCAAGCTGAAACCTTGGTTAACTGGGACACCAAGCTAAACACTGCCATCTCGAACATTGAAGTCATTAATAAACCAGTTGACCAACAGCTGTATTACATTGCTTATAAGTTAGCTAATAATCCCAAAAAACGTTTAGTGGTGGCAACTACTAGACCAGAAACGATCTTTGTTGATGTGTGTTTGTTTGTCCATCCCAAAGACAAGCACTACCACAGCTTTGTCAAACAAAAGGTAGTTAATCCGCTCACTGGTGCGTTAATGCCAGTGTTCACCGATAGTTATGTCGACAAGAAGTTTGGCACCGGTGTGTTGAAGTGCACCCCCGCCCATGACTTTAACGACTTTGCCTTAAACGAAAAGTACCGTTTACCGTTTGTAAGTTGCATTGACCACAATGGTTTGTTAAATGAGCACGCTAAGCAATTTACTGGTTTAACCGTAAGTGCAGCACGTCAGCAGGTAGTCGAGTTTTTACAAACGCAAAAACTACTAGTGAAAACTATGCCACTAACCAGTAACGTTGGTTTTTCCGAGCGCAGTGACACGGTCGTAGAACCGTTATTATCCAAGCAGTGGTTTGTCGATTTACCGAAACTCAAAAAAGCACTCGCCATTAAGAAATACCCCGAGTTAATTCCCAAGCGTTTTAACAAACAGGTAACAAGGTGGTTGAGTCAGCTCAAACCGTGGTGCATATCGCGCCAATTAATTTGGGGTCACCCTATTCCGGTGTGAACACATAAACAAAGTGGTGCGTTGCATGTGGGCAGTACTGCACCAACTGATAAGCAAAACTACACCCAGTCCACCGATGTACTCGATACCTGATTTTCCTCATCACTGTGACCGTTAATTTGTTTAGACTGACACAAAAACAAGCACTTTGTGCCAACTGATCTTTTGGTAACCGGGTATGACATCCTCTTCTTTTGGGTCTTACGGATGACCTTTAACTCGTACTTTCAAACCAAGCAGTTACCTTTTAAACAAGTGTTAATTCACGGTCTAGTCCGCGATGCCCAAAACCGCAAAATGTCCAAGTCCCTAAACAACGGGATTAACCCAATGGACTTAATCCGTGATTATGGGGCCGATGCCACGCGCTTATTCTTAACTTCCAATCACACTCCGGGTGATGATTTAATCTTCAACGAACAGAAGTTAAAGAGTGCCGCTAACTTCTTGAACAAGTTGTGGAATGTGACCAAGTACGTGTTGCAGTTAGGAGAACAAGCCAAAACTGTACCAAGTACTCACTTACCCTCTACATTGAGTGAGCGCTGGATCTGGGCTAAATTGAAACAACTCATTGTCCAAACCACCAAGTTATTAGACAAGTACCAGTTAGCTTTGGCCAACCAAGCGTTAGTCAACTTTATTTGAAATGATTTTTGCAATACCTTCATTGAAACGATTAAGCAAGAGGACACGGCACTTTTACCCCAGCTGTACACAACTGCTAAAACTGTTTTAAGTACGGCGGTCGTTATGCTAAGTACCGTTACTCCCTTCTTGGCGGAACGGATCTACCAACAGTTTCACAGTGGCAGTGTCATGCAAGCAAGTTGGCCAACTGCCAAAGCAGTTAAACCACCGAAACTGTTTGCTGATGTTGTTGAAGCCGTGTCCAGCTTGCGCCACTACAAGGCCAACAACCAACTAGTAGCTAACCAGAATTTAACCGTTGTTTTAAGTGGTAAAGCTGCTCCTGTAGTGCAAAACTACTTCCACTTTAACTGGGTCGATCTTAGGATAGAAGTTAACAAAACTCCAGGCTTCCAAATCAAAATCGTTGACAATGCAGCCAACAACTTAGCCCACTTAGAAAAACAACGGAGCTTTTATTTAGCGGAAGTCCAACGTAGTCAAGCGATTAACACTAACCCTGCCTTTCTAAAAAAAGCACCACCGCACAAAGTTAAGGCGGAGCTTTTAAAGTTAGAGGAATATCAAAAAAAATTAGCGGAAGTCAATCATTTAATCGCTAAATTAACTAAAGCTGAGTAG